A genomic region of Rhizobium sp. NXC24 contains the following coding sequences:
- a CDS encoding HIT family protein, with the protein MQDFALDNRLANDSVSVAITGLCDVRLMKDRRWPWLLLVPRRPGMSEIFELTPLDQVLLTFETNKVAAALKAVTGATKINIGALGNIVRQLHVHVIARFEGDTNWPGPIWGYGKAEPYADEDMNSFIAKLRETLSQ; encoded by the coding sequence TTGCAGGATTTTGCGCTCGACAATCGTCTGGCGAATGACAGCGTTTCCGTCGCCATTACCGGCCTTTGCGACGTGCGGCTGATGAAGGATCGCCGCTGGCCATGGCTGTTGCTGGTGCCCCGTCGGCCCGGCATGTCGGAAATATTCGAGCTGACACCGCTCGACCAGGTGCTGTTGACCTTCGAGACGAATAAGGTCGCAGCCGCCTTGAAGGCGGTGACCGGAGCGACAAAAATCAACATCGGGGCCCTTGGAAATATCGTCCGTCAGCTTCATGTTCATGTCATTGCGCGGTTCGAAGGGGACACGAACTGGCCCGGCCCGATCTGGGGCTACGGCAAAGCGGAACCCTATGCGGACGAAGATATGAACAGCTTCATAGCCAAGTTGCGGGAAACGCTTTCACAATGA